One Carboxydothermus pertinax genomic window carries:
- the selA gene encoding L-seryl-tRNA(Sec) selenium transferase yields the protein MPAEKLLRSIPKVDEILKAPELQDYLGRFRREIVTKKVREVLEELRLAIVSGERQKPLELREVIFLAQEKIDKFFLPPYRRVINGTGVVLHTNLGRALLAPEAVEALQKVSGSYGNLELDLKTGKRGSRYDHLVEYLRELTGAEDALVVNNNASAVILALSSMASGKEVIVSRGQLVEIGGAFRIPDIMERSGAILKEVGTTNKTRLTDYEKAISDNTGLLLGVHTSNYKIIGFTETVEIADLVRLGREKGVPVMWDLGSGSLLDLTPYGLPYEPTVQEVLAKGVDVITFSGDKLLGGPQAGIIAGKKEFIARMKKNPLTRAIRIDKMTVAALQATLMLYFEKDFLTKIPVLRMLTEKPEIIKKRAQKLYRKLLRTNLSAEIILEKGKSEIGGGAFPGTYLSSWVIKIKPKNLSTEKLASLLRLENPALLGRIEEEQLIIDLRTVLEEEINYCLELLVKYLAGDRL from the coding sequence ATGCCAGCGGAAAAGTTATTACGCTCTATTCCCAAAGTAGACGAGATCCTCAAAGCTCCGGAACTACAAGATTACTTGGGAAGGTTTCGTCGGGAAATCGTTACCAAAAAAGTTCGCGAAGTTCTGGAGGAATTGCGGTTGGCTATTGTTTCCGGTGAGCGGCAAAAACCGCTGGAATTAAGAGAAGTTATTTTCCTTGCCCAAGAAAAAATTGACAAATTTTTTTTACCTCCCTACCGGCGGGTAATAAATGGTACGGGCGTAGTTCTTCATACTAATTTAGGCCGGGCTCTTTTAGCTCCCGAGGCAGTGGAGGCTTTACAAAAAGTTTCCGGTAGCTATGGCAATTTGGAGTTAGATTTGAAAACCGGGAAACGGGGTTCACGCTATGACCATCTGGTGGAGTATCTTCGCGAGTTAACGGGAGCCGAAGATGCTCTAGTGGTGAATAATAATGCTTCCGCAGTTATCTTGGCTTTAAGTAGCATGGCTTCGGGAAAAGAAGTTATTGTTTCCCGGGGACAACTGGTTGAAATTGGCGGAGCCTTTAGAATTCCAGATATTATGGAAAGAAGTGGTGCCATTTTAAAAGAAGTGGGTACCACCAATAAAACCAGGCTTACCGATTACGAAAAAGCGATTTCCGATAATACCGGATTACTACTGGGGGTACATACCAGCAATTACAAAATTATTGGCTTCACTGAAACCGTGGAAATAGCTGACCTGGTGCGGCTTGGCAGGGAAAAGGGAGTTCCAGTAATGTGGGATTTAGGTAGTGGAAGCCTTTTGGATTTAACTCCCTATGGCCTTCCTTATGAGCCAACGGTGCAGGAAGTATTAGCTAAAGGGGTGGATGTAATTACTTTTTCCGGCGATAAGCTTTTAGGAGGGCCTCAGGCAGGAATTATTGCGGGCAAAAAAGAATTTATTGCGAGAATGAAAAAAAATCCTCTAACCAGGGCAATCCGCATTGACAAAATGACAGTAGCAGCTTTGCAGGCAACCTTAATGCTTTATTTTGAAAAAGATTTTCTAACGAAAATTCCCGTTTTAAGAATGCTAACGGAAAAACCTGAAATTATCAAAAAACGTGCTCAAAAACTTTACCGTAAGCTTTTACGGACAAATTTATCTGCCGAAATTATCCTGGAAAAAGGAAAGTCCGAGATTGGTGGTGGAGCTTTTCCGGGAACTTATTTATCTTCCTGGGTAATTAAAATTAAGCCTAAAAATCTCTCAACAGAAAAATTAGCAAGCTTATTACGTCTGGAAAATCCAGCCCTTTTGGGAAGAATTGAAGAGGAACAACTTATCATTGATTTACGGACGGTTTTAGAAGAAGAAATAAACTACTGCTTGGAATTGCTGGTAAAATATTTGGCAGGTGACCGGCTATGA
- a CDS encoding flavodoxin family protein, producing the protein MEKSLNYLILSTSPRLGGNSDTAARYVEQLLQAKGSGVFLNPSRKKINPCLGCNLCSRDGKCIQKDDMKEIYELLPKCNFLVLASPIYAMGLCAQAKALIDRMQPYWAQKYILKQREPTSPERKGLYLLTAGTNFNSVFTGAEITLKYLNNVLDIKEFITLGFKGVEGKGEIKKDPSNFEKIYDALRLLEVI; encoded by the coding sequence GTGGAGAAGTCCCTTAATTATTTAATTCTTTCCACAAGTCCAAGGCTTGGTGGTAATAGCGATACTGCCGCCCGGTATGTGGAACAGCTCCTCCAGGCTAAAGGCAGCGGGGTTTTTCTTAACCCTTCTCGCAAAAAAATTAATCCCTGTCTTGGGTGTAATTTATGTAGTCGTGATGGTAAGTGTATCCAAAAAGATGATATGAAAGAAATTTATGAGTTATTGCCTAAATGTAATTTTTTGGTTTTGGCTTCTCCCATTTATGCGATGGGCCTTTGTGCTCAGGCCAAAGCTCTTATTGACCGAATGCAACCCTATTGGGCTCAGAAATATATTTTAAAACAGCGGGAACCAACTTCTCCGGAGCGCAAAGGATTATATCTTCTTACTGCCGGCACTAATTTTAATTCCGTGTTTACTGGAGCAGAAATTACTTTAAAATATTTAAATAATGTTCTAGATATAAAGGAATTTATCACCCTTGGTTTTAAAGGGGTAGAAGGAAAAGGGGAAATAAAAAAAGACCCTTCCAATTTTGAAAAAATTTATGACGCTTTAAGACTATTGGAGGTGATTTAA
- a CDS encoding menaquinone biosynthesis decarboxylase — translation MAFRDLREFIAELEKRGELKRIKAPVSPELEITEITDRVSKAYGPALLFENVPGYEMPVLMNAFGSYERMKLALGVERFDDIGEEFLSILNPEDIPVTMFEKLKMLPKLAKLSNFSPKIVKSGPVKEVIIKDNPDLNKLPVLKCWPQDGGRFITLPLVITKDPETGRRNVGMYRMQVYDGKTTGMHWHMHKDAAHFYQKAKRLGKPLEVAVALGGDPATIYAATAPLPPSIDEFLFAGFIRKEPVELVKAETVDLEVPAHAEIIIEGYVDPDELRLEGPFGDHTGYYSLTDYYPVFHVTAITHRKNPIYPATVVGKPPMEDCYMAKATERIFLPFLKLVLPEIVDLNLPLEGVFHNCAIVSIKKRYPGHARKVMNALWGLGQMMFTKMIIVVDEQVNVQNLSEVMWKVFNNIDAKRDLMIVEGPLDILDHASPLPNYGSKLGIDATKKWPSEGHTRPWPDDIEMDPEIKALVDRKWSDLGLD, via the coding sequence ATGGCGTTTCGCGATCTTCGAGAATTTATCGCAGAATTAGAAAAGCGTGGCGAGCTAAAAAGAATTAAAGCGCCGGTATCGCCAGAATTAGAAATTACAGAAATTACCGACCGGGTTTCTAAAGCCTACGGCCCGGCGCTTTTATTTGAAAATGTTCCGGGCTATGAAATGCCTGTCCTGATGAATGCTTTTGGTTCTTATGAAAGAATGAAACTAGCGCTAGGAGTAGAGCGCTTTGATGATATTGGGGAAGAATTTTTGAGTATTTTAAACCCCGAGGATATCCCGGTTACCATGTTTGAAAAACTAAAAATGCTTCCCAAGCTTGCCAAGCTTTCAAATTTTTCACCGAAAATAGTAAAAAGCGGTCCGGTGAAAGAAGTTATTATCAAAGATAACCCCGATTTAAATAAACTTCCGGTATTAAAATGCTGGCCGCAAGATGGTGGGCGTTTTATTACTTTACCATTAGTTATAACCAAGGACCCGGAGACCGGGAGAAGGAATGTAGGTATGTATCGGATGCAAGTATATGATGGGAAAACCACCGGGATGCACTGGCACATGCACAAAGATGCGGCCCACTTTTACCAAAAGGCTAAACGTCTGGGTAAGCCCTTAGAAGTGGCGGTAGCTTTAGGAGGCGATCCAGCCACAATTTATGCGGCGACTGCTCCTCTGCCTCCATCCATTGATGAATTCCTTTTTGCCGGTTTTATTAGAAAAGAGCCAGTAGAGTTAGTAAAAGCGGAAACGGTGGATTTAGAAGTACCAGCTCATGCGGAAATAATCATTGAAGGGTATGTTGACCCCGATGAGCTGCGTTTAGAAGGTCCTTTTGGGGATCATACCGGGTACTACAGCTTAACCGATTATTATCCGGTATTCCATGTAACGGCTATTACTCACAGAAAAAATCCCATTTATCCGGCGACCGTTGTCGGAAAGCCACCTATGGAAGATTGCTATATGGCAAAAGCCACGGAGCGGATTTTCCTACCCTTTTTAAAATTAGTTTTGCCGGAGATTGTCGACCTCAATCTTCCTTTGGAAGGGGTATTTCACAACTGTGCGATAGTTTCCATTAAAAAGCGCTACCCTGGCCATGCCCGAAAAGTAATGAATGCCCTTTGGGGGCTGGGGCAGATGATGTTTACCAAAATGATTATTGTCGTGGATGAACAGGTAAATGTGCAAAACCTTTCCGAAGTGATGTGGAAAGTATTTAACAATATTGACGCTAAACGGGATTTAATGATAGTGGAGGGTCCGCTGGATATTTTAGACCATGCCTCGCCCCTACCCAATTACGGCTCAAAGCTTGGCATTGATGCTACCAAGAAATGGCCATCGGAGGGTCATACCCGCCCCTGGCCGGATGATATAGAGATGGACCCGGAAATAAAAGCTTTAGTGGACCGGAAGTGGAGTGACCTGGGCCTTGACTAA
- the mqnC gene encoding cyclic dehypoxanthinyl futalosine synthase: protein MEIKKVYGKIEAGERITFAEGVLLFEQGDLYNLGRLANLVRRRHHPEDIVTFVVDRNVNYTNICSTACKFCAFYRPPGHPEGYILSLEEIFAKIEELVKLGGTQLLMQGGTHPDLGLQYFKDLFSQIKKRFPQVQIHSLSPPEIMYLAKKEGLSVVEVLKELKASGLQSLPGGGAEILSDRVRKIISPNKISTKEWLMVMEVAHSLGMKTTATMMFGHVENYEDRVMHLENIRKLQDKTGGFTAFIPWSFQPANTALAHLLPVGGMDYLRTVAISRIYLDNFPSIQASWVTQGAKIAQLALYFGTNDFGSTMLEENVVRAAGVTYRIPMEEIITTIREAGFIPAKRNTHYEILEIYKE from the coding sequence TTGGAGATAAAAAAAGTTTACGGAAAAATAGAAGCGGGGGAACGGATTACTTTTGCCGAAGGAGTTTTACTTTTTGAACAGGGAGATTTATACAATTTAGGACGCCTGGCTAACCTCGTCCGGCGCCGGCATCACCCGGAAGATATAGTTACTTTTGTAGTGGATCGGAATGTAAACTATACCAATATCTGCTCTACTGCTTGTAAATTTTGTGCCTTTTACCGTCCTCCGGGACACCCGGAAGGATATATTTTATCTCTGGAAGAAATATTTGCTAAAATTGAAGAGTTGGTTAAATTAGGGGGAACCCAGCTCTTAATGCAAGGGGGGACTCACCCGGATTTAGGTCTTCAATACTTTAAAGATTTATTCTCTCAAATTAAAAAACGTTTTCCCCAGGTCCAAATTCATTCCCTCTCACCGCCGGAAATCATGTATCTTGCAAAAAAAGAGGGGCTAAGCGTAGTTGAAGTTTTAAAAGAATTAAAAGCAAGTGGGCTACAATCTTTACCTGGAGGAGGGGCGGAGATATTATCCGACCGGGTGCGAAAAATAATAAGTCCCAATAAAATTTCGACAAAAGAGTGGCTCATGGTTATGGAAGTAGCTCATTCCCTCGGCATGAAGACAACGGCTACAATGATGTTTGGACATGTAGAAAATTATGAAGACCGGGTAATGCATTTAGAAAATATTAGAAAACTTCAGGATAAAACCGGCGGATTTACCGCCTTTATCCCCTGGTCGTTTCAACCGGCGAACACTGCTTTAGCTCATCTTTTACCTGTTGGAGGGATGGATTACTTAAGAACTGTGGCCATATCTCGAATTTACCTGGATAACTTTCCGAGCATTCAAGCTTCCTGGGTAACCCAGGGGGCAAAGATTGCCCAGCTTGCCTTATATTTTGGTACCAATGATTTTGGTTCGACCATGCTAGAGGAAAACGTAGTGCGGGCGGCCGGGGTAACTTACCGTATACCCATGGAGGAGATAATTACGACTATTCGCGAAGCGGGATTTATCCCGGCAAAACGGAATACCCATTACGAAATTTTAGAAATTTACAAGGAGTGA
- the mqnE gene encoding aminofutalosine synthase MqnE has product MFSFSDKKLEKIYDKVERGKRLSFEDGLTLFQSSDLLGIGYLANIVRERKNGNNAYFIVNRHINPTNICVNRCKLCAFGVDKDSPEAYQMSLEEIEARARESKDDHISEIHIVGGLHPDLPFDFYVEMVERVAKALPGVHIQAFTAVEIDYFSRISGKSLEEVLTILKEAGLGSLPGGGAEVFSERVRQKICEKKISGERWLEVMKTAHKLGLKSNATMLYGHIETIEERIEHLIKLRELQDETGGFMSFIPLAFHPKNTGLEGEIKTLTTGVEDLKMLAISRLMLDNFDHIKSFWIMVGPKLAQISLSFGVDDIDGTVVEERITHAAGATTSQAMTKKEILHLIREAGRKPVERDTLYNVVQEDF; this is encoded by the coding sequence ATGTTTAGTTTTTCCGATAAAAAATTAGAAAAAATTTATGATAAAGTAGAACGAGGTAAAAGGCTATCCTTTGAAGATGGCCTAACCCTTTTTCAATCGTCCGACCTTTTGGGGATTGGCTATCTTGCCAATATTGTCCGCGAGAGAAAAAACGGCAATAATGCTTATTTTATCGTTAATCGCCACATTAACCCTACCAATATTTGTGTTAACCGCTGTAAACTTTGCGCTTTCGGTGTAGATAAAGATTCACCGGAAGCTTACCAAATGAGTCTCGAGGAGATTGAGGCCAGGGCCCGGGAGTCTAAAGACGACCATATTTCGGAAATTCACATTGTAGGTGGTCTTCATCCCGATTTGCCTTTTGATTTTTATGTGGAAATGGTCGAGCGAGTGGCAAAAGCACTGCCCGGGGTTCACATTCAAGCTTTTACAGCGGTGGAAATTGACTACTTTTCCCGCATTTCCGGCAAATCGCTGGAAGAAGTGCTAACAATATTAAAAGAAGCGGGTCTTGGCTCACTCCCCGGTGGAGGGGCGGAAGTTTTTTCCGAGAGGGTCCGCCAAAAAATCTGTGAGAAAAAAATCTCCGGGGAACGCTGGCTGGAAGTAATGAAAACAGCTCATAAGCTGGGCTTAAAAAGCAATGCTACCATGCTTTACGGACATATTGAGACCATTGAAGAAAGAATTGAGCATTTAATTAAGTTAAGAGAGCTTCAAGACGAAACTGGCGGCTTCATGTCGTTTATACCTCTGGCTTTTCATCCCAAAAATACTGGTTTAGAAGGAGAAATTAAAACCCTCACTACTGGGGTTGAAGATTTAAAAATGCTGGCTATAAGCCGATTAATGCTAGATAACTTTGACCACATTAAATCTTTTTGGATTATGGTTGGACCAAAACTTGCCCAAATTTCCCTTTCCTTTGGGGTTGATGATATTGATGGTACGGTGGTAGAAGAGCGGATTACCCATGCTGCCGGGGCTACTACTTCGCAAGCAATGACCAAAAAGGAAATCCTTCACCTTATCCGGGAAGCCGGAAGGAAACCGGTGGAACGGGATACCCTTTACAATGTTGTTCAGGAGGATTTTTAA
- a CDS encoding menaquinone biosynthesis protein, with product MKLRIGRVSYLNCLPVYYPLEKKANDRIQLFSGPPAELNRLFLKRELDVTPISSIEYARNHQNLLILPNLSIAANGPVLSVMFFYRKEFSGRLGELKKVGVTVESATSVVLLKIILKKLFGAWPEYVPMNLNIEFSQTTDLDGALLIGDKALSGYYHTPPDLGVLDLGEAFKTLTGHPMVYAVWAVHRETCAKEPLKIKKLSELFQKAKAFSLSHWEEMVAYGSQKYPFTPKEIDEYLKIISHELSESEIAGLLEFYRLASEINEAPKEVIVNIWREEDWR from the coding sequence ATGAAATTAAGAATTGGACGGGTAAGCTATTTAAACTGCTTACCCGTATATTATCCTTTAGAGAAAAAAGCCAATGACCGAATACAACTTTTTTCAGGACCTCCGGCAGAGTTAAACCGTCTTTTTCTTAAGCGGGAACTGGATGTTACTCCAATTTCCTCGATAGAATATGCCAGAAACCACCAGAACCTCTTAATACTTCCTAACCTTTCCATTGCAGCTAATGGACCGGTACTAAGCGTCATGTTTTTTTACCGCAAAGAGTTTTCGGGAAGACTTGGTGAACTTAAAAAAGTTGGCGTTACAGTGGAATCGGCAACTTCGGTGGTTTTATTAAAGATAATTTTAAAAAAGCTGTTTGGGGCCTGGCCAGAGTATGTACCAATGAATTTAAATATTGAATTTTCCCAAACTACTGATTTGGATGGAGCGTTACTTATTGGGGATAAAGCTCTATCTGGATATTATCATACTCCACCGGATTTAGGAGTCTTGGATTTAGGAGAGGCTTTTAAAACCCTTACCGGCCATCCCATGGTCTATGCGGTGTGGGCTGTTCATCGGGAAACTTGTGCCAAGGAACCTTTAAAAATTAAAAAGTTAAGCGAGCTCTTTCAAAAAGCCAAAGCTTTTTCCCTATCCCACTGGGAAGAAATGGTGGCTTATGGCAGCCAAAAATACCCTTTTACTCCTAAAGAAATTGATGAATATTTAAAAATTATTTCCCATGAATTGTCCGAGTCAGAAATTGCTGGTCTTTTGGAATTTTATCGCCTGGCTTCGGAAATTAATGAAGCTCCCAAAGAGGTTATTGTTAATATCTGGAGGGAAGAGGATTGGAGATAA
- the selB gene encoding selenocysteine-specific translation elongation factor: protein MKYFIIGTAGHVDHGKTELIKRLTGIDTDRLKEEKKRGISIELGFAHLTLPSGKKAGIVDVPGHERFIKNMLAGVMGFDLVLLVIAADEGIMPQTREHMDILKLLQIKKGLVVVTKKDLVNNDWLNLVVEDIREYLRGTFLENAPIIPVSSLTGEGIPALLTEIDRIAEEVEEKPRSHYARLPIDRVFTIAGFGTVVTGTLWSGELRVGETIEILPRGFTKKIRNLQVHGQKVEKAVAGQRVAVNLADLEVKDIERGDNLVTQGVLKPTRLLDVKLIALSSQEKPIHHRQLIRFYLGTAEKFGRVLLLDREELEPGGEVYAQIMLEEPVVADRHDRFVIRSYSPMLTIGGGEILDPYPGRKYKRFRPEVLESLKIKETGDPVELVFSALSQSIKPLDKKVLEQKSTLPAQTVDESLNKLIIENKVYSSTEKLYLAAPNFAKLIEKAGEFLQSYHRQYPLRTGVPKDELKSKLFNDFTPREFQAFLEIAESRSKLKLSGNKVSLLDHLPKFTPELLKVKEKVLNYFKQAGLTPDNLKSLLSNFNLTEEQAQELINYLVEQGELIKIDEGIYLARQNFEEAVAKIKALLVEKKEIVIADVRELLGISRKYALPLLETLDQLKITRRLGDKRILARRE from the coding sequence ATGAAATATTTCATTATAGGTACTGCAGGTCATGTTGATCATGGAAAAACCGAGTTAATTAAAAGGCTAACAGGTATAGATACTGACCGCCTAAAAGAAGAAAAAAAACGGGGGATTTCCATTGAGCTAGGCTTTGCTCACCTTACCCTTCCCTCGGGAAAAAAAGCAGGTATTGTGGATGTTCCAGGGCATGAGCGGTTTATCAAAAATATGCTTGCTGGAGTAATGGGGTTCGACCTGGTATTACTGGTTATTGCCGCCGATGAAGGTATTATGCCCCAAACCCGGGAACACATGGACATTTTAAAGCTTCTGCAAATTAAAAAAGGCCTTGTGGTAGTAACCAAGAAAGATTTAGTAAATAATGACTGGTTAAATCTGGTTGTTGAAGATATTCGGGAATATTTACGGGGGACTTTTTTAGAAAATGCTCCAATCATTCCTGTCTCTTCTCTTACCGGTGAAGGGATTCCTGCTTTGCTGACGGAAATCGACCGGATTGCGGAAGAAGTGGAGGAAAAACCCAGGTCCCATTATGCTCGCCTTCCTATAGACCGGGTTTTTACTATTGCTGGATTTGGAACGGTAGTTACCGGAACTCTCTGGTCAGGAGAACTAAGGGTAGGAGAGACGATAGAAATTTTACCCCGGGGTTTTACAAAAAAAATCAGGAATCTTCAGGTACACGGTCAAAAAGTGGAAAAAGCAGTGGCGGGTCAAAGAGTAGCGGTAAACCTTGCGGATCTGGAAGTCAAGGATATAGAACGGGGGGATAATCTTGTTACCCAGGGGGTTTTAAAACCAACCCGTTTGCTGGATGTTAAGCTAATTGCGTTATCTTCGCAAGAAAAGCCGATCCACCACCGCCAGCTAATTCGTTTTTATTTAGGCACTGCGGAAAAGTTTGGGCGAGTCTTACTTTTAGACCGGGAGGAGCTGGAGCCCGGGGGTGAAGTATACGCGCAAATAATGCTTGAAGAACCTGTAGTTGCTGACCGCCACGACCGTTTTGTTATCCGTTCTTACTCTCCAATGCTTACTATTGGTGGTGGAGAAATATTAGACCCGTATCCGGGACGAAAATATAAACGCTTTCGACCGGAGGTACTGGAAAGCTTAAAAATCAAAGAGACTGGAGACCCAGTGGAATTAGTATTTAGTGCCCTTTCGCAAAGTATAAAACCTCTTGATAAAAAAGTGTTAGAACAAAAATCCACCCTTCCCGCCCAAACAGTAGACGAGAGCTTAAATAAATTAATAATTGAAAATAAAGTTTATTCTTCTACCGAAAAGTTATATCTTGCAGCTCCCAATTTTGCTAAACTTATAGAAAAGGCCGGTGAATTTTTACAAAGTTATCATCGCCAATACCCCTTGCGAACGGGTGTACCGAAAGACGAATTAAAGAGTAAACTTTTTAATGATTTTACTCCCAGGGAGTTTCAGGCTTTTTTGGAAATTGCCGAGAGTAGATCTAAGCTTAAGTTAAGTGGGAATAAGGTATCTCTTCTTGACCATTTGCCAAAATTTACTCCTGAGCTTTTAAAAGTCAAGGAAAAGGTTTTAAATTATTTTAAACAAGCGGGACTAACCCCAGACAATCTAAAATCTCTTTTATCTAATTTTAATCTAACCGAAGAACAAGCCCAGGAGCTCATAAATTATCTGGTGGAGCAAGGTGAATTAATAAAAATTGATGAGGGAATTTATTTAGCCCGGCAAAATTTTGAAGAGGCAGTAGCCAAAATTAAAGCTCTCTTGGTCGAAAAAAAGGAAATTGTAATTGCCGATGTTAGAGAACTTCTTGGTATCTCGCGCAAATATGCCTTGCCCCTTTTAGAAACCTTAGATCAACTGAAAATCACCCGGCGGCTTGGGGATAAAAGGATTTTAGCAAGGAGGGAGTAA
- the ligD gene encoding non-homologous end-joining DNA ligase LigD, producing MVKDLVYPEGIYLEEIIAYYRQTWDYLRPYLEKRPFFVKFYPEGVGKESYYVRGKLTHAPLGLVYHGKKINEKTSIIVEDFSTLKWLLEQGCIEMHGLLAKAGKEKFPDLLLFDLDPFPPSGFKECLEVAVLIREVLNSYGLEGFAKTSGLMGLHILVPVIPVYPNEMLVKITKFIGSLVEKAHPQRVALQDYRAEREGKVHLDYNHNRFGKTVILPYSIRAYTGAGVSTPLTWQEINNGKINPLDLNIKTIPERLKDNGDVWNLFTKQYSLEEIIKLI from the coding sequence ATGGTAAAAGATTTGGTTTATCCCGAGGGAATTTACCTTGAGGAAATCATAGCTTACTATCGCCAGACCTGGGATTATCTACGGCCGTACTTGGAGAAACGGCCCTTTTTTGTCAAATTTTATCCCGAAGGGGTAGGAAAAGAAAGTTATTATGTTCGGGGAAAATTAACCCATGCTCCTCTGGGGCTGGTTTACCACGGAAAAAAGATCAACGAAAAAACAAGTATAATAGTGGAAGATTTTTCGACTTTAAAGTGGTTATTAGAACAGGGTTGTATTGAAATGCACGGGCTTTTAGCTAAAGCGGGAAAAGAAAAATTTCCGGATCTTTTACTTTTTGATTTAGACCCCTTTCCCCCTTCTGGCTTTAAAGAGTGTTTAGAAGTTGCGGTATTAATTCGGGAAGTCCTCAATTCTTATGGTTTAGAAGGTTTTGCGAAGACTTCGGGCTTAATGGGTTTGCATATTTTAGTACCGGTAATTCCCGTGTATCCCAATGAAATGTTGGTAAAAATTACTAAGTTTATAGGAAGTCTAGTAGAAAAAGCCCATCCCCAGCGGGTAGCTCTTCAAGATTATAGAGCAGAACGGGAAGGGAAAGTGCATCTTGATTATAATCACAATCGTTTTGGTAAAACGGTTATTTTACCCTATAGTATAAGAGCTTATACTGGGGCTGGGGTTTCTACGCCTCTTACCTGGCAGGAAATTAATAATGGAAAAATAAATCCCCTGGATTTAAACATAAAAACTATACCGGAACGACTAAAAGACAATGGTGATGTCTGGAACTTGTTTACAAAGCAATATTCTTTAGAGGAAATTATAAAACTTATTTAA
- a CDS encoding nitroreductase family protein — translation MELKEILKGRRSIRKFKKDPVPRELLEEILEASLWAPSGKNRQPWEIYVVGGEKRDELAKLIAEAGKHLKPKLEELFPEKIVKITLQFFENVGDAPVIILFYIPKYEYAVNNQMSGHERHFNEENRIEAIMSVSALVENLMLLAYEKGLGTCWMTGPRYVADDIDRFLGVTDKEFVCAVVLGYPDQTPPVPPRKSGKIQFIGF, via the coding sequence ATGGAGCTTAAAGAAATTTTAAAGGGGAGAAGAAGTATTAGAAAGTTTAAGAAAGATCCTGTGCCCCGGGAGCTTTTGGAAGAAATTTTAGAGGCTTCTCTCTGGGCACCATCCGGGAAAAACCGCCAACCCTGGGAAATTTACGTGGTGGGGGGAGAAAAACGGGATGAGCTGGCAAAATTAATTGCCGAAGCAGGAAAGCATTTAAAGCCTAAACTAGAAGAACTTTTTCCAGAAAAAATAGTAAAGATTACCCTTCAATTCTTTGAAAATGTCGGCGATGCCCCGGTTATTATCTTGTTTTATATTCCTAAATACGAATATGCAGTAAACAACCAGATGAGCGGACATGAGCGGCACTTTAACGAAGAAAACCGGATTGAAGCAATAATGAGTGTATCCGCCTTGGTAGAGAATTTAATGCTTTTAGCTTATGAAAAAGGCCTGGGGACTTGCTGGATGACCGGGCCCAGGTATGTGGCCGATGACATTGACCGGTTTTTAGGGGTAACCGATAAGGAGTTTGTTTGTGCGGTAGTTTTAGGTTATCCCGATCAAACTCCCCCGGTGCCTCCGAGAAAAAGCGGGAAAATACAATTTATCGGGTTTTAA
- a CDS encoding UbiA-like polyprenyltransferase, with product MTKLKIFLEMIKFEHTVFALPYAYLGAFLAAGGVPKLRDFIFITLAMVGARTAAMSLNRIIDRQIDALNPRTKTRALPQGLLKVSEVYFYTILSLALFFWAASNLKPLALKLLPLALFVLVIYSYTKRFTWASHLVLGLALSFAPLGSFVGISGVIPTAAYFLAAGVLFWVAGFDIIYALQDAEFDKKHGLYSIPARFGKDKALKIARFFHFLTIIAFLIAGISFGLRYFYFGGLLIVSLLLIYEHWLVKPDDLTKINIAFNNVNMVISILMFTVTVLDLIVKY from the coding sequence TTGACTAAACTTAAGATCTTTCTGGAAATGATTAAATTTGAACATACCGTTTTTGCTCTACCTTATGCTTATCTAGGAGCCTTTCTGGCGGCTGGAGGAGTGCCTAAACTACGGGATTTTATCTTTATAACCTTAGCCATGGTCGGAGCAAGGACTGCCGCGATGAGTTTAAACCGGATTATTGACCGGCAAATTGATGCCTTAAATCCTCGAACCAAAACCCGGGCGCTTCCTCAGGGGCTCTTAAAAGTATCGGAGGTATATTTTTACACTATTCTTTCCCTTGCCCTTTTTTTCTGGGCAGCTTCCAACCTAAAACCTCTGGCTCTTAAACTTCTGCCCCTTGCGTTATTTGTTTTGGTGATTTATTCTTATACCAAAAGATTTACCTGGGCCTCTCACTTAGTTCTGGGACTTGCCTTATCCTTTGCTCCCCTTGGAAGCTTTGTGGGGATTTCAGGGGTTATACCGACGGCGGCTTATTTTCTGGCTGCCGGGGTGCTTTTTTGGGTGGCTGGTTTTGATATAATTTATGCCCTGCAGGATGCCGAGTTTGATAAAAAGCATGGCCTTTATTCAATTCCTGCCCGGTTTGGTAAAGACAAAGCATTAAAAATTGCACGTTTTTTTCACTTTTTAACTATAATAGCGTTTTTAATTGCAGGGATTAGCTTTGGACTCAGGTATTTTTACTTTGGTGGGCTTTTAATAGTTTCCCTTCTTTTAATTTATGAACACTGGCTGGTAAAGCCTGATGATTTAACAAAAATAAATATCGCGTTTAATAACGTCAATATGGTAATAAGTATTTTAATGTTTACCGTAACGGTTTTGGACTTAATAGTTAAATATTAA